From one Methylomonas paludis genomic stretch:
- a CDS encoding anticodon nuclease — translation MSKTLTEIAQQLRDANKKVQMIYAFNGIGKTRLSREFKQLIAPKNDDGEGDQSELSRNKILYYNAFTEDLFYWDNDLELDADPKLKIQPNSYTDWLLTLLKDLGQDGNIVKYFQRYANDKLTPHFSEDFTEVGFSLERGDDERSGYIKISKGEESNFIWSVFYTLLDQVITILNVAEPGERETNQFDQLEYVFIDDPVSSLDENHLIELAVNLAGLIKSSQSDLKFIVTTHSPLFYNVLFNELNGKTCYLLERFEDGTFALVEKQGDSNKSFSYHLYLKQTLEQAIANNQVQKYHFTLLRNLYEKTASFLGYPKWSELLPDDKQLYLNRIIQFTSHSTLSNEAVAEPTPQEKQMVKLLLENLIDNYGFWQQLEQNDNRN, via the coding sequence ATGAGCAAGACGCTAACGGAAATAGCACAGCAACTGAGAGACGCCAATAAAAAGGTGCAGATGATCTATGCCTTTAATGGCATAGGTAAAACCCGCCTGTCGCGGGAATTTAAGCAGTTGATTGCACCAAAAAACGATGATGGTGAAGGTGATCAATCTGAATTGTCGCGCAATAAAATCCTTTATTACAACGCTTTTACTGAAGACCTGTTTTATTGGGACAATGATTTAGAGTTGGATGCCGATCCCAAACTGAAAATTCAGCCTAATTCGTATACGGATTGGTTGCTCACCCTGCTAAAAGATCTGGGTCAAGATGGAAATATTGTTAAGTATTTTCAGCGTTATGCTAATGACAAATTAACACCCCATTTCAGCGAGGATTTTACTGAAGTTGGCTTTTCCCTGGAGCGAGGTGATGATGAACGTTCCGGCTATATCAAAATTTCCAAAGGCGAAGAAAGTAATTTTATCTGGAGTGTTTTTTATACGCTCCTAGATCAAGTTATTACCATTCTCAATGTTGCCGAACCAGGCGAGCGTGAGACAAATCAGTTTGATCAACTGGAATATGTATTTATTGATGACCCGGTCAGCTCACTGGATGAAAATCATTTGATTGAGTTGGCGGTCAATTTGGCTGGCTTGATTAAATCCAGTCAATCCGACCTGAAATTTATTGTCACGACGCATAGTCCGCTGTTTTATAACGTCCTCTTTAATGAGCTTAACGGCAAAACTTGCTATCTGTTAGAGCGCTTTGAAGATGGCACTTTTGCCCTCGTTGAAAAGCAAGGCGACTCGAACAAGAGCTTTTCTTATCACCTGTATTTAAAGCAAACGCTTGAACAAGCGATTGCCAATAATCAGGTGCAAAAATATCACTTCACGCTATTGCGTAACCTGTATGAGAAAACTGCCAGTTTTCTGGGTTACCCGAAATGGTCAGAACTTTTGCCCGATGATAAACAGCTCTATTTAAACCGCATTATTCAGTTCACTAGCCATAGCACATTATCCAATGAAGCCGTTGCCGAGCCAACCCCACAAGAGAAGCAAATGGTTAAGCTGCTGCTGGAGAACTTGATTGATAACTATGGTTTTTGGCAGCAGCTAGAGCAAAATGACAATCGAAACTAA
- a CDS encoding PDDEXK nuclease domain-containing protein, giving the protein MTIETKPALHSQQDFVDVLRHIQQSRQKIFAQINTTLIDLYWQIGQIISHKVSTEAWGKGVVTDLAVFITQQNPELKGFSDKNLWRMKQFFETYQADEKLSSLVRELPWTHNTIIFSRCKSAEEREYYLNVCIKERYTSRELERQINTSHFERAMPGNQKLSAVLRELHPNISNTLKDNHVLEFLGLPMQHKESHLQKALIRNMKKFILELGRDFIFVGEEYRLQVGNQDFFIDLLFFHRGLAALVAFELKIGKFSPEHLGQLNFYLEALDRDVKKPHENPSIGILLCRDKDEEVVEYALSRNLSPTMVAQYELQLPDKKLIQAKLHELSEIGYFESN; this is encoded by the coding sequence ATGACAATCGAAACTAAACCAGCTCTACATAGCCAACAAGACTTTGTCGATGTATTACGACATATTCAACAATCGCGTCAGAAGATTTTTGCGCAAATTAACACGACCCTCATCGATTTATACTGGCAAATTGGTCAAATCATTAGCCATAAAGTCAGTACAGAAGCGTGGGGTAAAGGCGTTGTGACTGATTTGGCGGTATTTATCACGCAGCAAAACCCTGAACTAAAAGGCTTTAGCGATAAAAACCTGTGGCGCATGAAGCAGTTTTTTGAAACCTATCAGGCAGATGAAAAACTCTCATCACTGGTGAGAGAATTGCCTTGGACCCACAACACGATTATTTTTTCACGCTGTAAGTCTGCTGAGGAGCGTGAATATTATTTGAATGTATGCATCAAAGAACGATATACATCAAGGGAGCTTGAGCGTCAGATTAATACCTCTCATTTTGAACGCGCCATGCCGGGCAATCAGAAACTCTCAGCAGTGCTGAGAGAATTGCATCCAAACATTAGCAATACATTGAAAGATAACCATGTATTGGAGTTTTTAGGCTTGCCTATGCAACACAAGGAAAGCCATTTACAAAAAGCCTTAATTCGGAATATGAAAAAATTTATTCTAGAATTGGGCAGAGACTTTATTTTTGTAGGCGAAGAATATCGTTTACAAGTAGGCAATCAAGATTTTTTTATTGACTTACTGTTTTTTCATCGTGGCTTGGCGGCATTGGTGGCATTTGAGTTAAAAATTGGCAAATTTAGTCCTGAGCATTTAGGGCAGCTTAATTTTTACCTTGAAGCACTAGACCGCGATGTGAAAAAACCGCATGAAAATCCAAGCATAGGTATTTTGCTATGCCGAGATAAAGATGAAGAGGTAGTGGAATACGCACTATCACGCAACTTATCACCGACGATGGTGGCTCAATATGAATTACAGTTGCCAGATAAAAAACTAATTCAGGCTAAATTGCATGAATTATCTGAAATTGGATATTTTGAATCAAACTAA
- a CDS encoding type I restriction endonuclease subunit R — protein sequence MKEYKVIAESNNFIVLDKYTKEWKVSESYQSEYDLEREFIRDLQNQGYEYLPDLNTLKKMLANVREQLQALNNMRFSDGEWLRFVETWLDRPSDSIIDKTRKIHDDYIHDFVFDDGHIQNIYLLDKKNIARNKVQVIKQFEQKGSHANRYDVTVLVNGLPLVQVELKKRGVAIREAFNQVHRYSKESFNSGHSLFKYLQLFVISNGTDSRYFANTTQRNKNSFDFTMNWAKSDNGPIKDLKYFTATFFQKNTLLSVLLHYSVFDVSDTLLVMRPYQIAATERILWKIKSTYQAENWSNVESGGFIWHTTGSGKTLTSFKAARLATELDFIDKVFFVVDRKDLDYQTMKEYQRFSPDSVNGSDSTAGLKRNLDKDDNKIIITTIQKLNNLMKGENDLPIYNKQVVFIFDEAHRSQFGEAQKNLKKKFKKFYQFGFTGTPIFPQNALGADTTVSVFGRELHAYVITDAIRDEKVLKFKVDYNDVRPKFKAFEREQDEKKLNAAENKQALLHPERIREISQYILNNFRQKTHRLQAGAKGFNAMFAVSSVDAAKLYYESLHKLQEGSEKPLKVATIFSFAANEEQDAVGEIQDESFDVSAMNSSAKEFLSAAIADYNTLFKTNFSVDSNGFQNYYRDLARQVKAKEIDLLIVVGMFLTGFDAPTLNTLFVDKNLRYHGLMQAYSRTNRIFDATKTFGNIVTFRDLEQATINAITLFGNNNTKNVVLEKSYKEYMAGFTDVVTGETRRGFVEVVTELEQRFPNPDEIVKESDKKAFVKLFGEYLRVENVLQNYDEFASLKALQSVDISDQEAVEAFKAQHYLSDEDLAALQVIKMPAERKIQDYRSTYNDIRDWLRREKSAAEKEKSTIDWDEVVFEVDLLKSQEINLDYILELIFENNKKVKDKAALVEDVRRVIRSSLGNRAKESLLVDFINQTDLDQIGDKASVIDAFFIFAQAEQQREAQELISTESLNAEAARRYISTSLKREFASDNGTELNAILPKMSPLNPQYLTKKQSVFQKIAAFVEKFKGVGGQV from the coding sequence ATGAAAGAATATAAAGTCATTGCAGAATCCAACAACTTTATCGTTCTGGATAAATATACCAAGGAATGGAAAGTTAGCGAAAGCTACCAAAGCGAATACGACTTGGAGCGGGAATTTATACGTGATCTGCAAAATCAAGGTTATGAATACCTGCCCGATCTCAACACTCTAAAAAAGATGTTGGCCAACGTACGCGAGCAGTTGCAAGCCCTGAATAACATGCGGTTTTCCGACGGCGAATGGCTGCGTTTTGTGGAGACCTGGCTGGACAGGCCCAGCGATAGCATCATTGATAAAACCCGTAAGATTCATGATGACTATATTCATGATTTTGTGTTTGATGATGGCCATATTCAGAACATCTACCTGTTGGACAAAAAGAACATTGCCCGCAATAAGGTGCAAGTTATCAAGCAGTTTGAGCAAAAGGGTTCGCACGCCAACCGCTACGATGTCACGGTGCTGGTCAATGGCTTGCCTTTGGTGCAGGTTGAACTGAAAAAACGTGGTGTGGCCATTCGCGAGGCCTTTAATCAGGTGCACCGTTACAGCAAAGAGAGTTTTAATAGCGGGCATTCGTTGTTTAAATATTTGCAGCTGTTCGTCATTTCAAACGGTACGGATAGCCGTTATTTTGCCAACACCACTCAGCGCAACAAAAACAGCTTCGATTTCACCATGAACTGGGCAAAATCCGATAATGGCCCGATTAAAGACTTAAAATATTTTACCGCCACTTTCTTTCAGAAAAACACCTTGCTCAGTGTGCTGCTGCATTATTCGGTGTTTGATGTGAGTGATACTTTGCTGGTGATGCGCCCCTATCAAATTGCCGCCACCGAGCGCATCTTGTGGAAAATCAAAAGCACCTATCAAGCTGAAAACTGGAGCAACGTGGAAAGCGGCGGCTTTATCTGGCACACCACCGGCTCTGGTAAAACCCTGACCAGTTTTAAAGCGGCGCGTTTGGCGACTGAGCTGGATTTTATTGACAAGGTGTTTTTCGTGGTGGATCGGAAAGATCTGGATTACCAGACCATGAAGGAATATCAGCGCTTTTCGCCGGATAGTGTCAATGGCTCGGACAGCACTGCCGGGCTTAAACGCAATCTGGATAAAGATGACAATAAAATTATTATCACCACGATCCAAAAGCTCAACAACCTGATGAAAGGTGAAAACGACTTGCCGATTTATAACAAGCAAGTGGTGTTTATTTTTGATGAGGCGCACCGTAGCCAGTTTGGTGAGGCGCAGAAAAACCTGAAGAAAAAGTTTAAAAAGTTTTATCAATTTGGTTTTACCGGCACACCGATATTCCCGCAAAATGCCCTTGGTGCCGATACCACCGTCAGCGTGTTTGGCCGCGAGTTGCATGCTTATGTCATCACCGACGCTATTCGCGATGAAAAGGTATTGAAGTTTAAAGTGGACTACAACGATGTGCGCCCAAAGTTTAAAGCCTTTGAAAGGGAGCAAGACGAGAAAAAACTTAACGCGGCAGAAAACAAGCAAGCCTTGTTGCACCCCGAGCGTATTCGGGAAATTTCGCAATATATCTTGAATAATTTCCGGCAAAAAACCCATCGCCTGCAGGCTGGGGCCAAAGGCTTTAATGCCATGTTTGCCGTGAGCAGTGTGGATGCCGCCAAGCTGTATTATGAGTCTTTGCATAAATTACAAGAAGGCAGTGAGAAGCCATTGAAAGTGGCGACCATATTCTCTTTTGCAGCTAATGAAGAACAGGATGCCGTAGGCGAGATTCAGGATGAAAGCTTTGATGTTTCTGCCATGAACAGCAGTGCCAAAGAGTTTTTAAGCGCGGCTATTGCTGACTATAACACGCTGTTTAAAACCAATTTTAGTGTGGATAGCAATGGCTTTCAAAATTATTACCGCGATCTTGCCAGGCAGGTAAAAGCCAAGGAAATTGACTTGCTGATTGTGGTTGGCATGTTTTTAACCGGCTTTGATGCTCCAACCTTGAATACCTTGTTTGTGGATAAAAACTTGCGTTACCACGGTTTGATGCAGGCCTATTCACGCACCAATCGCATATTTGATGCCACCAAAACCTTTGGTAATATCGTTACCTTCCGTGATTTAGAGCAAGCCACCATTAATGCTATTACCCTGTTTGGCAATAACAATACCAAAAACGTGGTGCTGGAGAAGAGCTATAAGGAATACATGGCAGGCTTTACGGATGTAGTGACCGGCGAAACCCGACGCGGCTTTGTGGAGGTAGTCACGGAGCTGGAACAGCGTTTCCCCAACCCCGATGAGATTGTTAAAGAATCCGACAAAAAAGCCTTCGTGAAACTGTTTGGGGAATATTTGCGCGTGGAAAATGTGCTGCAAAACTACGATGAATTTGCCAGCCTGAAAGCCCTGCAAAGTGTTGATATTAGTGACCAGGAAGCGGTTGAGGCATTCAAAGCCCAACATTATCTAAGCGATGAAGACCTGGCCGCACTGCAAGTCATCAAAATGCCCGCCGAGCGGAAAATTCAGGATTATCGCTCCACCTATAACGACATACGCGACTGGCTACGGCGTGAAAAATCCGCCGCTGAAAAAGAAAAATCCACCATTGATTGGGATGAGGTGGTGTTTGAGGTGGATCTGCTCAAGTCCCAAGAAATCAATTTGGATTATATTCTGGAACTGATTTTTGAAAATAATAAGAAAGTTAAAGATAAAGCGGCGCTGGTTGAAGATGTGCGCCGAGTGATTCGCTCTAGCCTGGGCAACCGCGCCAAAGAGAGCTTGCTGGTTGATTTTATTAATCAAACCGATCTAGATCAGATAGGCGATAAGGCCAGTGTTATTGATGCTTTCTTTATCTTTGCACAAGCGGAACAACAGCGTGAGGCGCAAGAGCTAATTAGCACTGAAAGCCTGAATGCTGAGGCCGCGAGGCGTTATATTAGCACCTCACTAAAACGGGAGTTTGCCAGTGATAATGGCACTGAGCTGAATGCTATTCTGCCTAAAATGAGCCCGTTAAACCCACAGTACCTGACAAAAAAGCAGAGTGTCTTCCAAAAAATAGCCGCTTTTGTGGAGAAGTTTAAAGGTGTCGGTGGACAGGTGTGA
- the tnpA gene encoding IS66 family insertion sequence element accessory protein TnpA, with product MNQPLSENTQPTDAVSLTDTQRFWFAHVEQCLASGLSIAVYARQHQLADKSLYHWIKRKREWPSRAVQTGAGTATFHPVQMVQPVTSGSLERPTLWLRLPNGIECQFQAIDTEHCLAVLTGLSRLPA from the coding sequence ATGAACCAGCCCCTTTCAGAAAATACCCAGCCAACGGATGCTGTAAGTCTAACCGATACGCAGCGCTTTTGGTTTGCCCATGTCGAGCAATGCCTGGCGTCAGGTTTGAGTATTGCCGTGTATGCCCGGCAACACCAATTGGCCGATAAATCTTTATATCACTGGATCAAGCGTAAGCGTGAGTGGCCAAGCCGTGCTGTGCAGACCGGCGCTGGCACAGCGACTTTTCATCCTGTGCAGATGGTACAGCCGGTGACGAGTGGCTCACTTGAACGGCCAACGCTGTGGCTGCGCCTACCCAATGGCATTGAATGTCAATTTCAAGCCATTGATACCGAGCATTGCCTGGCGGTGCTGACCGGGTTGTCGAGGTTGCCAGCATGA
- the tnpB gene encoding IS66 family insertion sequence element accessory protein TnpB (TnpB, as the term is used for proteins encoded by IS66 family insertion elements, is considered an accessory protein, since TnpC, encoded by a neighboring gene, is a DDE family transposase.), with product MMRPLSVDWAVYLCEQPVDFRKGAASLAVLVEAQLSLNPFADCLYVFRNRSATAIKLLYWERNGFCLWQKRLEKARFFWPKPSESGTVTLSVQQLNWLLEGYDINRMKPHPVLDYQSVL from the coding sequence ATGATGCGGCCCCTTTCCGTCGATTGGGCAGTTTATTTATGCGAACAACCGGTTGATTTCAGGAAGGGCGCTGCCAGTTTGGCGGTCCTGGTGGAAGCGCAGTTGAGTTTAAATCCGTTTGCTGATTGTTTGTATGTGTTTAGAAATCGGTCAGCCACGGCTATCAAGTTGCTGTATTGGGAGCGTAATGGTTTTTGTCTATGGCAGAAGCGTTTGGAGAAAGCACGGTTTTTCTGGCCAAAACCCAGCGAGTCTGGCACGGTGACGTTAAGCGTACAGCAACTGAACTGGTTGTTGGAAGGTTATGATATTAATCGCATGAAGCCGCATCCGGTGCTGGATTATCAGTCGGTTTTATAA
- the tnpC gene encoding IS66 family transposase, giving the protein MEQELELPSDVDSLQKMLRTLTRDYRQLQSKHDILQEQINLLLHKRFGANSEKYRAEQADMFNEAEAYAEESDETTAETATATSEVVAATENASAPIASAAQPGQTVPVKPGRKALPAALPRVEIIHDLPEAQRRCSAGHALKEIGTEVSEQLDIIPAKVQVLRHIRIKYACPCCQAEVKTAPLPPQPLPKSNASPGLLAYLITSKFLDALPFYRQSKQFQRIGVELSRGTLSLWAIRCGELIQALCNLMQEHLHQYPILQMDETTLQVLKEEGKAASSQSYLWVQRGGPPDQPVVLFHYAPTRSQAVADQLLQGYSGTLQTDGYAAYPTVCAKNGLRHAGCWAHARRKFDEALKAQGKAQPKAGKVSKALIMIQKLYRIETQIKYLSVDEKYRIRQQQAVPILHEIKAWLDISLTQVAPTSLTGKALGYLANQWSTLTVYCQDGRLDIDNNAVERAIRPFVIGRNNWLFADTIKGAKASANLYSLIETAKLNGLEPYRYLHHIFKELPKAQTLEDIESLLPWQVDREHINSGWKNG; this is encoded by the coding sequence ATGGAACAAGAGCTTGAATTGCCTTCAGATGTCGACAGCCTGCAGAAAATGCTACGTACGCTGACGCGTGATTATCGGCAATTACAATCAAAACACGATATTCTGCAAGAGCAAATCAATCTCTTGCTACATAAACGCTTTGGCGCCAATAGCGAGAAATACCGGGCAGAGCAAGCGGATATGTTCAATGAGGCGGAAGCCTATGCCGAAGAGTCGGATGAAACGACCGCTGAAACGGCGACGGCCACCTCTGAAGTGGTGGCCGCCACCGAAAATGCATCAGCGCCTATCGCTTCCGCAGCCCAGCCCGGCCAAACTGTACCGGTCAAGCCTGGCCGTAAAGCCCTGCCTGCTGCACTCCCCCGCGTTGAGATCATCCACGACCTACCGGAAGCGCAACGCCGTTGCTCAGCCGGCCATGCGCTAAAAGAAATCGGTACTGAAGTGTCCGAACAACTGGACATCATTCCAGCCAAGGTGCAGGTGTTACGCCATATCCGCATCAAGTATGCCTGCCCTTGCTGTCAGGCCGAGGTGAAAACCGCGCCACTGCCGCCGCAACCGCTGCCTAAAAGCAATGCTTCGCCCGGTTTACTGGCTTATCTGATCACCAGCAAATTCCTGGATGCCTTGCCGTTTTACCGGCAAAGTAAACAGTTTCAGCGTATCGGCGTTGAGCTATCACGCGGCACCCTGTCTTTATGGGCGATTCGTTGCGGCGAGCTGATTCAAGCTTTGTGCAATTTGATGCAGGAACACCTGCATCAGTACCCCATTCTGCAAATGGATGAAACCACGCTACAAGTCTTGAAAGAAGAGGGCAAAGCCGCTAGCAGTCAGTCTTATCTGTGGGTACAGCGCGGTGGCCCACCTGATCAACCAGTCGTGCTGTTTCACTATGCACCCACCCGCAGCCAGGCCGTGGCAGACCAACTGCTACAAGGTTACAGCGGTACGCTGCAAACCGACGGCTACGCCGCTTACCCGACCGTGTGCGCTAAAAACGGCTTGCGCCATGCCGGGTGTTGGGCACACGCCAGACGTAAATTCGATGAAGCCTTAAAAGCCCAAGGCAAAGCTCAGCCTAAAGCCGGCAAAGTCAGTAAGGCCTTAATCATGATCCAGAAACTGTACCGGATTGAGACGCAAATCAAATATCTGTCGGTCGATGAAAAATACCGGATTCGCCAACAGCAGGCCGTGCCGATCCTGCATGAAATCAAAGCTTGGTTGGATATCTCCTTAACCCAAGTGGCCCCCACCAGCTTAACCGGCAAAGCCTTGGGCTATCTGGCTAACCAGTGGTCAACACTCACCGTCTATTGCCAAGATGGGCGGTTAGACATTGATAACAATGCCGTGGAACGCGCCATCCGGCCCTTTGTCATTGGTCGTAATAACTGGCTATTCGCCGATACCATAAAAGGCGCCAAAGCCAGTGCCAATCTCTATAGCCTGATTGAAACCGCCAAACTCAATGGACTGGAGCCGTATCGCTATCTGCATCATATTTTTAAAGAACTGCCCAAGGCTCAGACTCTGGAAGATATTGAATCACTGCTGCCCTGGCAAGTGGATAGGGAGCATATTAACAGCGGATGGAAAAATGGCTAG
- a CDS encoding four-helix bundle copper-binding protein — protein sequence MARWGLITAYGKHVEAEHFRLMMSCAEICQASANLQLGGSVFHQRVCGVCAEICEACAVSCEKIGGMDECVKACLACAESCRHMASNTLGHHDGCENKA from the coding sequence ATGGCTAGATGGGGTTTGATAACCGCTTACGGTAAACATGTTGAGGCGGAACATTTTCGACTGATGATGAGCTGTGCCGAAATTTGCCAAGCCTCGGCTAATTTGCAACTGGGTGGCTCTGTTTTTCATCAGCGTGTTTGCGGGGTTTGTGCCGAAATCTGCGAAGCCTGTGCGGTGAGTTGCGAAAAAATTGGCGGTATGGATGAATGCGTGAAGGCGTGCCTAGCTTGCGCCGAGAGTTGTCGGCACATGGCAAGTAACACGCTTGGGCATCATGACGGCTGCGAGAATAAAGCCTGA
- a CDS encoding DUF883 domain-containing protein, producing MKNKDKASHYAHEAFDKIAGASSKASEVLYDKGEDLKIAEQILRKQCRRYVRDNPITALGIAATAGFLLSQLLKSTLNR from the coding sequence ATGAAAAATAAGGATAAAGCATCTCATTACGCACATGAGGCTTTTGATAAAATTGCCGGTGCAAGCAGTAAGGCATCCGAGGTACTTTACGATAAAGGCGAGGACTTGAAAATTGCCGAGCAAATATTGAGAAAGCAATGCCGCAGATATGTGCGTGATAATCCGATTACAGCATTGGGTATTGCAGCAACAGCAGGCTTTTTGTTGAGCCAGCTACTTAAAAGTACGTTAAACCGTTAA
- a CDS encoding ferritin-like domain-containing protein: MSAYELVCVLRYKRHFFMAKGIHSEPVKTEFLAHANEEMLHADRLAKRIVELGGEPNYSPDGLSERSHAEYIEGDTLKSMIKEDLIAERIAIESYREMIAYLAEHDSTTQIMLKEILASEEEHAEDLASLIDDL, encoded by the coding sequence TTGAGCGCTTACGAGTTAGTCTGCGTTCTACGTTATAAACGTCATTTCTTTATGGCCAAGGGAATACATTCCGAGCCGGTAAAAACCGAGTTTTTGGCCCACGCCAATGAAGAGATGCTGCATGCGGACCGTCTGGCAAAACGCATTGTCGAATTGGGGGGCGAACCCAATTATTCTCCAGATGGGTTGAGCGAGCGTAGCCACGCCGAGTACATTGAAGGCGATACGCTCAAATCGATGATCAAGGAAGATCTTATAGCTGAAAGGATCGCCATCGAAAGCTATCGGGAGATGATAGCCTATTTGGCTGAGCATGATTCAACAACACAAATCATGCTCAAAGAGATACTGGCCAGTGAAGAAGAACATGCCGAAGATCTTGCTTCGCTCATAGATGACCTATAG
- the tnpA gene encoding IS66 family insertion sequence element accessory protein TnpA, with product MASTESNTDHEFWQRHIEQWHTSGLSQASYCRQQALLVHRFSYWKRKFLAECEPISPDPKSGFARVQVAAPVATPSSPGLSLCFRDGIRLTGITQTNLALIKPLLEVLR from the coding sequence ATGGCATCAACCGAAAGCAATACCGATCACGAATTCTGGCAACGCCATATCGAGCAATGGCACACCTCCGGGTTATCTCAAGCCAGTTACTGCCGCCAGCAAGCGCTACTTGTCCATCGATTTAGTTATTGGAAGCGCAAGTTCCTGGCAGAGTGCGAACCGATTTCGCCTGATCCAAAAAGCGGCTTTGCCCGAGTGCAAGTAGCGGCACCTGTCGCCACACCTTCCTCGCCGGGCTTGTCCTTGTGCTTTCGGGATGGCATCCGGTTGACCGGGATTACGCAGACTAATCTGGCTTTGATTAAACCCTTGCTTGAGGTATTGCGGTGA
- the tnpB gene encoding IS66 family insertion sequence element accessory protein TnpB (TnpB, as the term is used for proteins encoded by IS66 family insertion elements, is considered an accessory protein, since TnpC, encoded by a neighboring gene, is a DDE family transposase.) has protein sequence MRPALELTEVYLYRQAIDFRKSHRGLAAIIECELGHNPFDGGLYAFTNQQRTKIKCLFWENTGFVLYYKALVEDKFKWPKGDEALLTLTGQQLNWLLDGYDISVMKGHKNRHYESVF, from the coding sequence ATGCGCCCCGCCTTGGAACTGACAGAGGTCTATCTTTACCGGCAAGCCATTGATTTTCGCAAATCCCATCGTGGCCTGGCGGCGATTATTGAGTGTGAGCTCGGCCATAATCCGTTTGATGGTGGGCTGTATGCGTTCACCAATCAGCAGCGAACTAAAATCAAATGTTTGTTCTGGGAAAACACGGGCTTTGTCCTTTATTACAAGGCTTTGGTCGAGGATAAGTTCAAGTGGCCGAAGGGTGATGAGGCACTGTTAACGTTAACCGGTCAGCAGTTGAATTGGCTTTTGGATGGCTATGACATTAGCGTCATGAAAGGCCATAAAAACCGGCATTATGAATCTGTTTTTTAA